In a genomic window of Streptomyces puniciscabiei:
- a CDS encoding amino acid ABC transporter ATP-binding protein, with amino-acid sequence MTATDTLETTPAALEIHGVHKWYGTHRVLDGIDLTVRPGEVTVVIGPSGSGKSTLLRVINHLEKPEIGHVSVGGEPIGVQRGSGGRLKELSERAILAQRSRIGFVFQNFNLFPHLTVLDNVAAAPVATGKLTKPEALDLARELLTRVGLGDRTGAYPRQLSGGQQQRVAIARALALRPGIILFDEPTSALDPETVGEVLSVIKDLATSGTTLVIVTHEIGFAREVADRIVFIDGGRIVEQGPPEEVLDRPRHERTRDFLAKVL; translated from the coding sequence ATGACCGCCACCGACACCCTGGAGACCACCCCGGCCGCGCTGGAGATTCACGGCGTCCACAAGTGGTACGGCACCCACCGCGTGCTCGACGGCATCGACCTGACCGTGCGCCCCGGCGAGGTCACCGTCGTCATCGGCCCCTCCGGCTCCGGCAAGTCCACCCTGCTGCGGGTCATCAACCACCTGGAGAAACCCGAGATCGGCCACGTCAGCGTCGGCGGCGAGCCGATCGGCGTCCAACGCGGCAGCGGCGGCCGGCTGAAGGAGCTCAGCGAGCGGGCCATCCTGGCCCAGCGCAGCCGGATCGGCTTCGTCTTCCAGAACTTCAACCTCTTCCCGCACCTGACCGTCCTCGACAACGTCGCCGCCGCGCCCGTCGCCACCGGGAAGCTGACCAAGCCCGAAGCGCTGGACCTGGCCCGGGAACTGCTCACCCGGGTCGGCCTCGGCGACCGTACCGGCGCCTATCCCCGCCAACTCTCCGGCGGACAGCAGCAGCGGGTCGCCATCGCCCGCGCCCTCGCGCTGCGCCCCGGCATCATCCTCTTCGACGAGCCGACCTCCGCGCTCGACCCCGAGACGGTCGGCGAGGTGCTCTCCGTCATCAAGGACCTCGCCACCAGCGGCACCACCCTGGTCATCGTCACCCACGAGATCGGCTTCGCCCGCGAGGTCGCCGACCGGATCGTCTTCATCGACGGCGGCCGGATCGTCGAACAGGGCCCGCCCGAGGAGGTCCTGGACCGGCCCCGGCACGAGCGGACCCGGGACTTCCTCGCCAAGGTCCTCTGA
- a CDS encoding amino acid ABC transporter permease: MSEPPGAAVSLAEAPPADTPSKPLSAQRVQPLRRPGRWIATAVVLVLVAQIVHGLATNPFYQWDRFRYWFLRPTVLDGLLVTLEVAALSAVFGLLGGILLALGRQSGSPVLRAVSWTYTWLFRSVPLIVVLIFLYNFSALYKTVSLGIPFGPAFVTFDESRLATDMTVAVVGLSLNEAAYAAEVVRGGLLSVDQGQHEAAAALGLPRGYQFTRIVFPQALRSITPNYVNQLIGLIKSTSLVFYVSLLDLFGSVQTMGSTYPGDIVPLLLVATVWYLILTSVVSVVQFYVERYFARGATRTLPPTPLQKARAGLDGFRARLRREAAV; this comes from the coding sequence ATGAGTGAACCCCCAGGCGCCGCCGTCTCCCTCGCCGAGGCGCCGCCCGCCGACACCCCGTCAAAGCCGCTGAGCGCTCAGCGGGTTCAGCCGCTGCGCCGGCCCGGCCGGTGGATCGCCACCGCCGTCGTCCTCGTGCTCGTCGCACAGATCGTGCACGGACTGGCCACGAACCCGTTCTACCAATGGGACCGCTTCCGCTACTGGTTCCTGCGCCCCACGGTCCTCGACGGGCTCCTCGTCACCCTCGAAGTCGCCGCTCTCAGCGCGGTCTTCGGCCTCCTCGGCGGCATCCTGCTCGCTCTCGGCCGGCAGTCCGGCAGCCCGGTGCTGCGCGCCGTGAGCTGGACCTACACCTGGCTCTTCCGCTCGGTGCCGCTCATCGTCGTCCTCATCTTCCTCTACAACTTCTCGGCCCTGTACAAGACGGTGAGCCTCGGCATCCCCTTCGGCCCCGCCTTCGTCACCTTCGACGAGTCCAGGCTGGCCACCGACATGACGGTCGCCGTGGTCGGGCTCAGCCTCAACGAGGCGGCGTACGCGGCGGAGGTCGTACGCGGCGGCCTCCTCTCCGTCGACCAGGGCCAGCACGAGGCGGCGGCCGCGCTCGGCCTGCCCAGGGGCTACCAGTTCACCAGGATCGTGTTCCCGCAGGCCCTCAGGTCGATCACGCCGAACTACGTCAACCAGCTCATCGGCCTGATCAAGAGCACCTCGCTGGTCTTCTACGTCTCGCTGCTCGACCTCTTCGGCTCCGTGCAGACCATGGGCAGCACCTACCCCGGCGACATCGTGCCCCTGCTGCTCGTCGCCACCGTCTGGTACCTGATCCTCACCAGCGTCGTGTCCGTCGTCCAGTTCTACGTCGAGCGGTACTTCGCCCGGGGCGCCACCCGCACCCTGCCGCCGACCCCGCTGCAGAAGGCGCGCGCCGGCCTCGACGGGTTCCGGGCCCGGCTGCGCAGGGAGGCCGCCGTATGA
- a CDS encoding glutathione S-transferase C-terminal domain-containing protein: MSITPLAAVPSVHRVAPVFRGRIGQDARSGHYAVPHRYRLHLSTACPDGLRLAVGHSLLGLDGSCPVTVLPAVPDCPGGGHSALRPLYEASAHHYTGPALAPVLSDDWSGRIVSTQARDILRDLDRFFPREDRLALYPCGQESVIEAVERMCAEGIEEAAQRAGQAGTDAAERAAALDVLLDTLGRLESRLAAEAYLVDDRLTAADIELWVTLVQLDTVHRCHLDAAAVHRIAGHRALWAYARRLAAHPAFGRHLDLDGISRRHHGRCRGLEAAGAAVQILDWAGHLAGAEDASRR, translated from the coding sequence ATGTCCATCACTCCGCTCGCCGCCGTCCCGTCCGTCCACCGCGTCGCGCCCGTCTTCCGGGGCCGCATCGGCCAGGACGCGCGCAGCGGCCATTACGCCGTGCCGCACCGCTACCGGCTCCATCTCTCGACCGCCTGCCCCGACGGGCTCCGCCTCGCCGTCGGACACAGCCTCCTCGGCCTGGACGGCAGTTGTCCGGTCACGGTCCTGCCCGCCGTACCGGACTGTCCCGGCGGCGGCCACTCGGCGCTGCGCCCGCTGTACGAGGCGAGCGCCCACCACTACACCGGCCCGGCCCTCGCGCCCGTGCTCAGCGACGACTGGTCCGGACGGATCGTCAGCACCCAGGCCCGCGACATCCTGCGCGACCTCGACCGCTTCTTCCCGCGCGAGGACCGCCTCGCCCTGTACCCGTGCGGTCAGGAGTCCGTGATCGAGGCCGTCGAGCGGATGTGCGCCGAGGGGATCGAGGAGGCCGCGCAGCGCGCCGGACAGGCCGGCACCGACGCCGCCGAGCGGGCCGCCGCCCTGGACGTGCTCCTGGACACCCTGGGCCGGCTGGAGAGCCGGCTGGCCGCGGAGGCGTACCTGGTCGACGACCGGCTCACCGCCGCCGACATCGAACTGTGGGTCACCCTGGTGCAGTTGGACACCGTCCACCGCTGCCACCTGGACGCCGCCGCCGTCCACCGCATCGCCGGCCACCGCGCCCTGTGGGCCTACGCCCGCCGCCTGGCCGCCCATCCCGCCTTCGGCCGCCACCTCGACCTCGACGGCATCTCCCGCCGCCACCACGGTCGTTGCCGGGGACTGGAGGCCGCCGGGGCCGCCGTCCAGATCCTGGACTGGGCGGGCCACCTCGCGGGCGCCGAGGACGCTTCCCGCAGGTGA
- a CDS encoding putative leader peptide, which translates to MTRLDTGTGPARRTPLCAPLLTSRRHIDLLRVCSAISPQR; encoded by the coding sequence ATGACGCGCCTCGACACCGGCACCGGCCCCGCGCGCCGTACGCCGCTGTGCGCACCCCTGCTCACCTCCCGCCGGCACATCGATCTGCTGCGCGTCTGCAGCGCGATCAGCCCTCAGCGCTGA
- a CDS encoding NAD(P)/FAD-dependent oxidoreductase, giving the protein MAKRLTCDVVVVGAGMVGAACALYAARSGLGVRVVDRGPVAGGTTGAGEGNLLVSDKEPGPELDLALLSARLWAQLGDELGAAVEYEPKGGLVVASAPESLAALHAFADAQRAAGVVADPVAAAQLPSLEPHVVPGLTGGVHYPQDAQVMPALAAAHLLRASGARLHTGWTVTGVLRSAGGAVTGVRTDQGDLHAPAVVNAAGTWGGALAALAGVRLPVLPRRGFVLVTEPLPRMVRHKVYAADYVADVASDSASLRTSPVVEGTAAGPVLIGASRERVGFDRSLSLPAVRALAAGAIGLFPFLERVRALRTYAGFRPYLPDHLPAIGPDPRAPGLFHACGHEGAGIGLAAGTGQLIAQTLTGKTPELDLTPFRPERFEGHDTDGGDTP; this is encoded by the coding sequence GTGGCAAAGCGACTGACCTGCGATGTCGTGGTCGTCGGAGCCGGCATGGTGGGTGCGGCCTGTGCGCTGTACGCCGCCCGGTCCGGCCTCGGCGTCCGGGTGGTGGACCGGGGCCCGGTGGCCGGCGGCACCACCGGCGCGGGCGAGGGCAACCTGCTCGTCTCCGACAAGGAACCGGGCCCCGAGCTCGACCTCGCCCTGCTGTCCGCCCGGTTGTGGGCGCAGCTGGGCGACGAGCTGGGGGCGGCGGTCGAGTACGAGCCCAAGGGCGGCCTGGTCGTCGCCTCCGCCCCCGAGTCCCTCGCCGCGCTGCACGCGTTCGCGGACGCCCAGCGGGCCGCGGGAGTCGTGGCCGACCCGGTGGCGGCAGCGCAACTCCCTTCCCTGGAACCGCATGTGGTCCCGGGCCTGACGGGCGGGGTGCACTATCCACAGGACGCCCAGGTCATGCCCGCCCTCGCCGCCGCCCACCTGCTCCGCGCCTCCGGCGCCCGCCTGCACACGGGCTGGACCGTGACCGGGGTGCTGCGCTCGGCCGGCGGCGCCGTGACCGGCGTCCGTACCGACCAGGGCGATCTGCACGCACCGGCGGTGGTGAACGCGGCCGGTACCTGGGGCGGTGCCCTCGCGGCGCTCGCCGGTGTCCGGCTGCCGGTGCTCCCCCGGCGCGGCTTCGTCCTCGTCACCGAGCCGTTGCCGCGGATGGTCCGGCACAAGGTGTACGCCGCGGACTACGTGGCCGACGTCGCGAGCGACTCGGCCTCCTTGCGCACCTCGCCGGTGGTGGAGGGGACGGCCGCCGGGCCGGTGCTGATCGGCGCGAGCCGGGAGCGGGTCGGCTTCGACCGCTCGCTGTCGCTTCCGGCCGTACGGGCGCTCGCGGCCGGAGCGATCGGGCTGTTCCCCTTCCTGGAGCGGGTGCGCGCGCTGCGCACGTACGCGGGCTTCCGGCCGTATCTGCCCGACCACCTCCCGGCGATCGGCCCCGACCCCCGCGCGCCGGGGCTGTTCCACGCCTGCGGGCACGAGGGCGCCGGCATCGGACTGGCCGCCGGTACCGGGCAGTTGATCGCGCAGACGCTCACCGGGAAGACACCGGAACTGGATCTCACGCCGTTCCGGCCGGAGCGGTTCGAGGGACACGACACCGACGGAGGCGACACACCGTGA
- a CDS encoding (2Fe-2S)-binding protein translates to MNPLELARARPGEAFTVSFDGRPLAALPGQTVAAALWAAGVTSWRSTRGAGRPRGVFCGIGVCFDCLVTLNGQVNQRACLVPVRPGDVIRTQEGTGRDDD, encoded by the coding sequence GTGAATCCCCTGGAGCTGGCCCGGGCCCGCCCGGGCGAGGCCTTCACCGTCAGCTTCGACGGGCGGCCCCTCGCGGCCCTGCCCGGGCAGACGGTCGCGGCGGCGCTGTGGGCGGCGGGCGTGACCTCCTGGCGCAGCACCCGCGGGGCCGGCCGGCCGCGCGGGGTGTTCTGCGGGATCGGGGTGTGCTTCGACTGCCTGGTGACCCTCAACGGACAGGTGAACCAACGGGCTTGCCTGGTGCCGGTGCGGCCGGGCGACGTGATCCGCACCCAGGAGGGGACGGGCCGGGACGATGACTGA
- a CDS encoding NAD(P)/FAD-dependent oxidoreductase — translation MTERAHLAVVGAGPAGLAGALAAAARGVRVTLVDAAGQAGGQFYRQPARALGARRPEALHHQWRAWQRLRDGIGRHITAGRVTHLPDHHVWCVKQGSGAFRVHALRGPAQEEGVTVRADAVLLATGGYERVLPFPGWTLPGVVTAGGAQAMLKGGLVLPGRTVVVAGTGPLLLPVATGLAAAGARVAALVESADPAAVLRRTPALAATEPGKLAEGAWYAGRLLRHRVRTLSRYTVLEAHGTDRLEAVTVAALERGGRVRPGSARRIPCDTLAVGHGMLPHTDLAETLGCTLAGTDVRVDDEQRTDVPGVWAAGETTGIGGAALALAEGHIAGRSIAARLRGTAPDPHDWAAAARARTRQRAFFAALETVYAPPPGWADRITDDTVVCRCEEVTAGQVRAAAGTLGAGDLRTAKLLTRAGMGWCQGRVCAPAVAGLTGCPFTPGRRPFARPVPLGVLAGLPED, via the coding sequence ATGACTGAGCGCGCGCATCTCGCCGTCGTCGGGGCGGGCCCGGCGGGGCTCGCCGGGGCACTGGCGGCGGCCGCCCGGGGTGTACGGGTCACCCTCGTCGACGCGGCCGGGCAGGCGGGCGGCCAGTTCTACCGGCAGCCCGCCCGGGCGCTCGGCGCCCGCCGACCCGAGGCCCTGCACCACCAGTGGCGCGCCTGGCAGCGGCTGCGGGACGGCATCGGCCGGCACATCACGGCCGGGCGCGTCACCCACCTGCCGGATCATCATGTCTGGTGCGTGAAGCAGGGGTCGGGGGCCTTCCGGGTGCACGCCCTGCGCGGCCCCGCACAGGAGGAGGGCGTCACCGTCCGCGCCGACGCCGTGCTGCTCGCCACCGGCGGGTACGAGCGCGTACTGCCCTTCCCCGGCTGGACGCTGCCCGGCGTGGTCACGGCGGGCGGCGCGCAGGCCATGCTCAAGGGCGGCCTGGTGCTGCCCGGCCGTACGGTCGTGGTCGCCGGCACCGGACCCCTGCTGCTGCCGGTGGCCACGGGGCTCGCCGCGGCCGGGGCGCGCGTGGCCGCGCTGGTCGAGTCCGCCGACCCCGCGGCCGTACTGCGCCGCACACCGGCCCTCGCGGCGACGGAGCCCGGCAAGCTCGCCGAAGGCGCGTGGTACGCGGGGCGGTTGCTGCGGCACCGGGTACGGACGCTTTCCCGGTACACCGTGCTGGAGGCGCACGGCACCGACCGGCTGGAGGCGGTCACCGTCGCAGCGCTGGAGCGGGGCGGGCGGGTCAGGCCCGGCAGCGCGCGCCGCATCCCCTGTGACACCCTCGCCGTCGGACACGGCATGCTGCCGCACACCGACCTCGCCGAGACGCTCGGCTGCACCCTGGCCGGCACGGACGTACGGGTCGACGACGAGCAGCGCACCGACGTGCCCGGGGTCTGGGCGGCCGGGGAGACCACCGGGATCGGCGGGGCGGCCCTCGCGCTCGCCGAGGGGCACATCGCCGGCCGCTCGATCGCCGCCCGCCTGCGCGGCACCGCCCCCGACCCGCACGACTGGGCGGCGGCGGCCCGGGCCAGGACCCGGCAACGGGCGTTCTTCGCGGCCCTGGAGACGGTGTACGCGCCACCCCCGGGCTGGGCGGACCGGATCACGGACGACACGGTGGTGTGCCGGTGCGAGGAGGTCACCGCCGGCCAGGTACGGGCGGCCGCCGGCACGCTCGGCGCCGGGGATCTGCGCACCGCGAAGCTGCTCACCCGGGCCGGGATGGGCTGGTGCCAGGGCCGCGTGTGCGCGCCCGCGGTGGCCGGTCTGACCGGATGCCCGTTCACGCCCGGCCGTCGTCCCTTCGCCCGGCCGGTGCCGCTCGGCGTCCTGGCCGGGCTGCCGGAGGACTGA